From the genome of Halobaculum halobium, one region includes:
- the brxC gene encoding BREX system P-loop protein BrxC has translation MSGTTSATKINEIFYREITREINEVVKVDNDDPELVQQELEEYILTPQLEQYFLDALEAITDTEHNQTEDIGMWISGFFGSGKSHFMKILGYILENEELPGGNTASEIFTQRTENEMLRGSVGGVNRKFDSEVMMFQIGAKADATEAESITEIIHREFNIQRGYAAMPWVAALEEDLEAEGRYEAFKEAIEEQRGEPWEEVRTRAAFLRPHVKQALAACTPAFDEENAEQAIEDVEEGVLINATTLTEKILDHVERKEEETGNDHRYFVFIDEISQFIGDDQQKILTLQSIVEEFGRQGQGKLWLGVTSQEELKELVEGVLVNQEEQNKVRDRFPNRYNLRSEDLDKIVRERILQKDPQYHEELGQLFDERDGTLSARYKIDSGRDLKEISRENFIECYPFLPYQLDILPAIFGALRGEGSDDRLTGRERTLIDVTQSVLKDSDLLYNSQLGELVTLDLIFDEIKEEIPDADVSSIEEAAPKNSDNELARRVLKSLYLLQELDWVPNTADNIATTLQGEITDASDLTSLHHDVDDALDALVEAGYVGRSEEGYRFLRETERKLENEIKSVDVRPGDVRRFSKRLLNDLLDSTTSVRYESQSFDVTVEVDDDTLSTGGHIFLQAYSPIQQLYEDVDERTLKQQSFSQEDTIYWIADAEEAADLKSDLERIQQVEQTLRNKRGEQLSEQQQDAVAQKQEDVNRLQNEVERRLTDAFRKGTLIYNGTATELNESNKNLASIVSDPVTEAIPRVFTKLEHGLANVKDRHLEQIFEDLEGSSAPSVFRELDVVLDGELNPEARIASEVEDEIQQREQDGEDRTGSDLVAHFGQPPYGWSRDVVRLATAVLFRNGSIVATHQERPYENYTEDGATELFEQVSKFKHTSFDERETVDPDTRNAAKQLLDRLFDKKVKRTDQAVEGGIREVIDTWTSWTAGIKRELERVQFPLLGAVDSFETRLQNLDQQATAAKRIKQFVEFEDELEQLTPKVKAVKSFVEADRLETYGTYTKFLNDEWATLIEQADETPDHVTVSAEARKAADKLDTILSSEQVVDDWTNAQTEYQKAAQAYASAYTDLYEQRHEVYTDAIGRVQSYADGELEESDLKAALQPLASRLGNESISLDVSAGDHLDRSPDIGRLVEHIQTVDSYEKQAREAVDRRRPEDTVHKTVELQSIFGSETITDIEELEEPIDELRDAVATALDEEEDVEVRFS, from the coding sequence ATGAGTGGAACCACATCCGCGACCAAAATAAACGAGATCTTCTACCGGGAAATCACCCGTGAGATCAACGAGGTCGTCAAAGTCGATAATGACGACCCGGAGCTCGTTCAGCAGGAACTCGAAGAATACATCCTCACGCCGCAGCTCGAGCAATACTTCCTCGACGCCCTTGAGGCGATCACGGACACCGAACACAACCAAACAGAGGACATCGGGATGTGGATCTCGGGGTTCTTCGGCTCGGGGAAGAGCCACTTCATGAAGATTCTCGGCTATATCCTCGAAAACGAGGAACTTCCAGGAGGGAACACGGCTTCCGAGATCTTCACCCAGCGGACGGAAAACGAGATGCTCCGGGGATCAGTGGGAGGTGTCAACCGGAAATTCGACTCCGAAGTGATGATGTTCCAGATCGGCGCGAAAGCCGATGCGACGGAAGCGGAGTCGATCACGGAGATCATCCATCGCGAGTTCAATATCCAACGTGGCTACGCAGCGATGCCGTGGGTTGCAGCGCTCGAGGAGGACCTCGAAGCTGAAGGCCGGTATGAAGCGTTCAAAGAGGCCATCGAGGAACAGCGTGGGGAACCCTGGGAGGAGGTCCGTACCCGTGCAGCCTTCCTACGGCCGCACGTGAAACAGGCGCTCGCTGCCTGTACGCCAGCGTTTGATGAGGAGAACGCTGAACAAGCAATCGAGGACGTCGAGGAAGGTGTGCTCATCAACGCAACCACGCTAACTGAAAAGATCCTCGATCACGTCGAGCGGAAGGAGGAAGAAACAGGGAACGACCACCGATACTTCGTCTTCATCGACGAGATCTCTCAGTTCATCGGTGACGATCAGCAAAAGATCCTCACACTCCAGAGTATTGTCGAGGAATTCGGCCGGCAGGGCCAGGGTAAACTGTGGCTCGGCGTGACTTCCCAAGAGGAACTGAAGGAACTTGTCGAAGGAGTGCTCGTCAACCAGGAGGAGCAGAATAAGGTCCGTGACCGGTTCCCGAACCGGTACAACCTTCGGTCGGAGGATCTTGACAAAATCGTCCGCGAGCGCATTCTCCAGAAAGATCCGCAGTACCACGAGGAACTCGGGCAACTCTTCGACGAGCGGGATGGAACGCTCTCGGCCCGCTACAAGATCGACTCCGGCCGCGATCTCAAAGAGATCAGCCGCGAAAACTTCATCGAGTGTTACCCATTCCTCCCGTATCAGCTGGATATCCTCCCCGCAATTTTCGGAGCACTCAGGGGTGAGGGATCCGATGATCGCTTGACTGGACGCGAGCGAACACTCATCGACGTCACTCAAAGCGTTCTCAAGGATTCGGACTTGCTGTATAATAGCCAGCTTGGCGAGTTGGTCACGCTTGATCTAATCTTCGACGAGATCAAAGAGGAGATTCCGGACGCCGACGTCAGTTCTATCGAGGAGGCCGCCCCGAAAAACTCCGACAATGAACTCGCACGACGAGTGCTCAAGTCACTGTATCTCCTCCAAGAACTCGATTGGGTGCCGAACACGGCCGACAATATTGCGACTACGCTACAGGGGGAGATCACGGATGCATCCGATCTCACCTCGCTGCACCACGACGTTGACGATGCCCTCGATGCCCTTGTCGAGGCGGGGTATGTCGGTCGGAGCGAGGAAGGATATCGGTTCCTCAGGGAAACCGAGCGAAAACTCGAAAACGAGATCAAGTCCGTAGATGTTCGCCCGGGCGATGTTCGGCGATTCTCGAAACGCTTGCTTAATGATCTCCTCGATAGCACCACCTCCGTCAGGTACGAAAGCCAGTCATTCGACGTGACGGTCGAAGTCGATGATGATACGCTCTCCACGGGTGGGCATATCTTCCTCCAGGCATACTCGCCGATCCAACAGCTGTACGAAGACGTCGACGAACGAACGCTCAAACAGCAGAGCTTCTCTCAGGAAGATACGATCTACTGGATCGCTGACGCCGAGGAGGCTGCCGATCTCAAGTCCGATCTCGAGCGCATCCAACAGGTGGAGCAGACTCTCCGCAATAAACGCGGCGAGCAACTCAGCGAACAACAGCAGGATGCGGTCGCCCAGAAGCAGGAAGACGTCAACCGACTTCAAAACGAGGTCGAACGTCGTCTGACGGATGCCTTCCGGAAGGGAACGCTGATCTACAACGGGACCGCGACGGAGCTCAACGAGTCGAACAAGAACCTCGCCTCGATTGTCAGCGATCCCGTTACTGAGGCGATTCCGCGGGTGTTCACGAAGCTGGAACACGGGCTCGCGAACGTCAAAGACCGTCATCTCGAGCAGATCTTCGAGGATCTCGAAGGCTCCTCAGCTCCGAGCGTGTTCCGAGAGCTGGATGTCGTGCTCGACGGGGAGCTAAACCCGGAGGCACGAATCGCGTCGGAGGTCGAAGATGAGATCCAACAGCGGGAACAGGACGGCGAGGACCGCACTGGAAGCGACCTCGTGGCACACTTCGGCCAGCCGCCGTATGGATGGAGCCGTGACGTCGTGCGTCTCGCGACAGCAGTGCTGTTCCGTAATGGATCGATCGTCGCCACTCACCAGGAACGCCCCTACGAGAACTACACGGAGGACGGAGCGACTGAGCTGTTCGAGCAGGTCTCCAAATTCAAGCATACGTCCTTCGATGAGCGAGAAACGGTTGATCCCGACACGCGCAACGCCGCTAAGCAGCTCCTCGACCGCCTCTTCGACAAGAAGGTCAAGCGCACTGACCAAGCTGTCGAGGGTGGGATCCGTGAGGTGATAGACACGTGGACGAGCTGGACTGCGGGCATCAAGCGCGAGCTCGAACGCGTACAGTTCCCACTCCTTGGTGCTGTGGATTCGTTCGAAACTCGTCTCCAGAATCTTGATCAGCAGGCGACGGCAGCCAAGCGAATCAAGCAGTTCGTCGAGTTCGAGGATGAGCTGGAACAACTCACACCGAAAGTCAAGGCCGTCAAGTCGTTTGTGGAGGCCGACCGACTCGAGACGTACGGCACGTACACGAAGTTCCTCAACGATGAGTGGGCGACGCTCATCGAACAGGCCGACGAGACACCCGATCACGTGACCGTTTCCGCAGAGGCCCGCAAAGCGGCGGATAAGTTGGACACTATTCTCTCGAGCGAGCAGGTCGTCGACGACTGGACTAACGCCCAGACGGAATACCAGAAGGCTGCTCAGGCGTATGCATCCGCCTATACGGATCTGTACGAGCAGCGTCACGAGGTGTATACCGACGCAATCGGCCGCGTTCAGTCATATGCTGACGGTGAATTGGAAGAGAGCGACCTCAAGGCAGCACTCCAGCCGTTGGCTAGTCGGCTCGGTAACGAATCGATCTCACTTGACGTGAGTGCTGGTGATCATCTCGATCGTTCGCCTGACATCGGGCGGTTAGTCGAACACATTCAGACGGTCGACTCCTACGAGAAGCAGGCACGCGAGGCGGTCGATCGCCGGCGCCCCGAGGACACGGTTCACAAGACGGTCGAACTCCAGTCGATCTTCGGAAGCGAGACGATCACCGATATCGAGGAGCTTGAGGAACCGATCGACGAGCTTCGTGATGCGGTCGCCACGGCCCTTGACGAAGAGGAAGACGTCGAGGTTCGATTCTCTTAG
- the pglX gene encoding BREX-1 system adenine-specific DNA-methyltransferase PglX, which yields MSSEQRSTIRSTILSARNTLESEIRRQLERYGVYEDERLPLEELSHLSLEDRHTRRTIDAALERELESTDGDLERSITNYVREATKAYLNRFVALKCIEVRGLVEETITERPEYGGRSYMHHTVAEIAGELTAAPDDGFGAALDLAYQEIGAEIRMIFEESEHTAIDLDAQVRGDVLDELDAIDNEAWESDEALGWVYQYFGEEEREEIDDRVDEENYKIAGTDIATKTQLFTPRYIVEWMVDNSLGRTWLEMQGERTNIDDEENCFYLAPLEDSLIDRETKAVKDITVVDPACGSGHMLFYAFDVLYQMYLEEGEIPEKYIPREILRNNLYGIDIDTGAAQIAALSLYLKAKARAPDTEVEQINIASADAVLINGEKKQEVLSRSQSEFERKILEQIWTSFEHIREWGSLVRVEERIEEIIDEYRDELESAGQSKFTQSGGLEKQASVVSFSDGESESWEAVKERLLENTREIARIALDEDNPVDEMFASEVSKTVELLDILIHDYDVVVANPPYLGSAKMGENLKQYVKDGYVGTRDLYAAFIQRSWEFAKDEGYASLVTPENYMFSYSYRKLRRILLQNHQFVEGVHLSRYGFDQQKDAYTIPFLLRNSEPKKLDKTRFYRMTHEQDQYEDYEKKIQGLQNLVGQIRNDNNPDDIYVINSDDFLSIGRQPFLYWFGDSILNLFSKYPAIEESVEVKQGLATGDDDRFVRKHWEVPPEELESQYVPYQKSGSSSPYYDTQRDYLNWENEGEAVKEYSGSRPQNPDYYFREGISFRGFGNYAVARKKPDDTIFYHKSHFVYSYEISDNYLLGYGNSTLVRFLLNGINPSLNFEVGDVKRLPIDPDPEQQKKVEDLVNQALDRRRQLVSLDETSDEFAPEVFTDHIQSGVRDLLYQKDQLNAEVGVIHGLIDPIIYDEYSIPTEERDRLYNNLPKNLSSYPTVENLETDYENISDKIPEETLTSERYEELISNIAEGPENVRDAAEDLEVSPITIADARYRENLYRDERLEQSAGHIISFTLGLIFERWDVNQEIETVDDGILSFDQSAGQNVREQILTCFERLFDESSSMQASLEDSLGSSIEDWLRESFFRYHHCKEYRRRGQRIPIYWQLESPEGAFSCFVYYHEIDANTLPKLRGQYLDPRIEELENEIETLDAQTSSDSPDKELLNRKEKVQNDLNDIREFRNTIDEMIDDGVSVDANEGIWENIKEWDQYEILETGLPKLKSSYSR from the coding sequence TTGAGTTCGGAGCAACGCTCGACGATTCGCAGTACCATCCTTTCGGCCCGGAATACGCTTGAGTCGGAGATCCGCCGGCAGCTGGAACGATATGGGGTCTATGAGGATGAGCGGCTACCGTTGGAAGAGCTCTCTCATCTTTCGCTGGAGGACCGCCACACGCGGCGAACAATAGATGCCGCGCTCGAACGGGAACTCGAATCAACAGACGGGGATCTGGAGCGGTCGATCACTAACTACGTCCGCGAAGCGACGAAGGCCTATCTCAACCGATTTGTCGCACTGAAATGCATCGAAGTTCGCGGGCTCGTCGAGGAGACTATCACCGAGCGCCCGGAGTATGGCGGTCGATCGTATATGCATCACACCGTGGCCGAGATCGCCGGCGAGCTAACCGCTGCTCCCGACGACGGCTTCGGTGCCGCACTTGATCTTGCGTATCAGGAGATCGGTGCGGAGATTCGGATGATCTTCGAGGAGTCCGAACACACCGCTATCGATCTGGATGCGCAGGTTCGGGGAGACGTTCTCGACGAACTGGATGCGATTGATAATGAGGCTTGGGAGAGCGACGAGGCACTGGGCTGGGTATACCAGTACTTTGGTGAGGAAGAACGTGAAGAGATCGACGACCGCGTCGACGAAGAGAACTACAAAATCGCTGGGACAGACATCGCTACGAAGACCCAGCTGTTCACTCCCCGGTATATCGTCGAGTGGATGGTGGATAACTCACTGGGCCGGACGTGGCTCGAAATGCAGGGCGAACGGACGAATATCGATGATGAGGAGAATTGCTTCTATCTTGCCCCGCTGGAAGACTCGTTAATTGATAGAGAAACAAAGGCGGTGAAAGACATTACCGTGGTTGACCCTGCTTGTGGCAGTGGACATATGCTCTTCTACGCCTTCGACGTACTCTACCAGATGTATCTGGAGGAGGGAGAAATCCCTGAAAAGTATATCCCACGCGAGATTCTTCGAAACAATCTATATGGGATCGATATTGATACCGGTGCAGCACAAATCGCAGCATTGTCACTATATCTTAAAGCGAAAGCACGGGCTCCCGATACAGAAGTTGAGCAAATAAATATCGCCTCGGCAGATGCTGTTTTAATAAACGGTGAGAAAAAACAGGAGGTCCTCAGCCGGTCACAGTCGGAGTTCGAAAGAAAAATTCTCGAACAGATATGGACTAGCTTTGAACATATCCGTGAGTGGGGTAGCCTTGTTCGAGTAGAAGAGCGTATCGAGGAAATCATCGACGAATATCGGGACGAACTCGAATCAGCGGGTCAATCCAAGTTTACGCAAAGCGGAGGACTTGAAAAGCAGGCTTCTGTTGTTTCGTTCTCGGATGGTGAATCTGAGTCCTGGGAGGCTGTGAAAGAGCGGTTACTTGAGAATACCCGTGAAATTGCTCGCATTGCTCTCGATGAGGATAACCCGGTTGACGAAATGTTCGCTTCAGAGGTATCAAAGACTGTTGAACTTCTTGATATTCTCATTCATGATTATGATGTTGTGGTCGCTAATCCGCCTTACTTAGGTAGCGCAAAAATGGGGGAGAATCTGAAACAATATGTTAAGGATGGATATGTTGGGACCCGCGATTTGTATGCCGCCTTCATTCAACGATCTTGGGAATTCGCGAAGGATGAGGGATATGCGTCACTAGTCACACCGGAGAACTATATGTTCTCGTATAGCTACCGGAAACTCCGCCGTATTTTACTCCAAAATCATCAATTTGTCGAGGGTGTCCACCTCTCTCGTTATGGATTTGACCAGCAAAAAGATGCCTACACTATTCCATTCCTTCTTCGCAATAGTGAGCCGAAGAAACTTGACAAAACACGCTTCTACCGTATGACCCATGAACAAGATCAATACGAGGACTATGAGAAGAAAATACAGGGATTGCAAAACTTAGTCGGACAAATCAGGAATGACAATAATCCAGACGACATTTATGTGATTAATTCCGATGATTTCTTATCAATTGGAAGACAGCCATTCCTGTATTGGTTTGGTGATTCTATCCTTAATCTCTTCTCCAAATATCCTGCAATAGAAGAGTCGGTTGAAGTGAAGCAAGGACTAGCTACGGGGGACGATGACCGGTTTGTAAGAAAGCACTGGGAGGTCCCACCTGAAGAATTGGAAAGTCAGTATGTCCCATATCAGAAAAGTGGGTCTTCCTCTCCATACTATGATACACAACGTGATTATCTCAATTGGGAGAATGAAGGTGAAGCAGTAAAGGAATATAGCGGAAGTCGTCCCCAAAACCCTGATTACTATTTCCGAGAAGGAATCTCATTCCGGGGTTTCGGAAATTATGCCGTTGCTCGCAAAAAACCAGATGACACTATCTTCTATCATAAATCGCACTTCGTATACTCGTATGAGATAAGTGATAATTATTTACTTGGATATGGTAACTCTACCCTAGTTCGATTCCTCCTAAATGGCATCAATCCGTCATTGAATTTTGAAGTTGGAGACGTAAAGCGACTACCAATTGATCCGGATCCTGAACAACAAAAAAAGGTAGAGGATCTCGTCAACCAAGCATTGGACCGCAGGAGGCAATTAGTCTCATTGGATGAGACCAGTGATGAATTTGCTCCGGAAGTTTTCACCGACCATATCCAGAGTGGGGTAAGAGACCTTCTGTATCAAAAGGATCAGCTCAACGCAGAAGTGGGTGTGATCCATGGACTTATTGATCCGATAATCTACGACGAATACTCAATCCCAACAGAAGAGCGTGACCGACTTTACAATAATCTACCTAAGAACCTTTCATCATATCCCACCGTTGAAAACTTAGAAACTGATTATGAAAACATCAGTGACAAAATTCCGGAAGAGACGCTAACATCAGAGAGATATGAGGAACTGATTTCTAATATTGCTGAAGGCCCAGAAAACGTTCGTGATGCAGCTGAAGATTTGGAAGTATCCCCTATAACAATCGCAGATGCTCGGTATAGAGAGAACCTTTATCGTGACGAGAGGCTCGAACAATCTGCAGGCCATATTATATCATTTACCTTAGGTTTGATATTTGAACGATGGGATGTCAATCAGGAGATAGAAACTGTTGATGATGGGATATTAAGTTTCGACCAGAGTGCCGGTCAAAACGTAAGGGAGCAGATCTTGACCTGCTTTGAAAGGCTTTTCGATGAAAGTTCGAGTATGCAGGCATCTCTTGAAGATTCCCTAGGAAGTTCAATAGAAGACTGGCTACGTGAATCCTTCTTCCGATATCATCATTGCAAAGAGTACCGTCGTCGAGGGCAGCGTATTCCGATTTACTGGCAACTCGAAAGTCCGGAAGGCGCATTCAGTTGCTTCGTTTACTATCATGAAATAGATGCGAACACGCTTCCGAAACTTCGCGGCCAATACCTTGACCCACGCATAGAAGAGCTTGAAAACGAAATTGAGACCCTGGACGCACAGACTAGTAGTGATAGCCCAGACAAGGAACTCTTGAACCGAAAAGAGAAAGTTCAAAACGATCTCAACGATATCAGAGAATTCCGAAATACAATTGACGAAATGATTGACGACGGTGTTTCCGTTGATGCTAACGAAGGAATTTGGGAGAACATTAAAGAATGGGATCAATACGAAATTCTTGAAACAGGACTGCCAAAATTAAAATCGAGCTACTCCAGATAA
- a CDS encoding PglZ domain-containing protein, giving the protein MGDTAARIVTELREKFHRHDVWVWYDSQETYTGAIDDIRSGLAADDINVAVYEDSFLELKHRVWKEDPDLDEQWLFYVPTSKNDAEWFMDIHSLGKQYRTGADVDSSSPASQYLIEHESAIPDEFSTWGQNEATRRKAFFCVLFGTQEDNPAEWILRYLDDPDAYEETIQEYGQTDDWSALLDERYGISASLDPEDIATEILFGEVAVSSPTSRYDELAADERIESKRLCEYWQQHDPATYVEYARSVAAEYDLKTAVLDSGNVDWHSTAFRGIDEGLVRLCLDRLNDADYVDLPEIAADLHSVVSERRRGFWYEEGYAGYWDVLAPALSALDGIGDAQTALDEQVFSPSELHDRYVADWWTVDRDYRQYIQATTEDAAPVPGLSTLKNRITQQYMDFLKAVNRPLAEGLGDEPRLTTPQTQFFDEYAATNEKTAIFICDGLRYELAETLRDELSYDFDHQLEAVSAALPSVTEVGMAAHLPGQLGLAVEDDELQITVDGEPTENKQSRVDRFARAGFEVADLTDILDTPLEDLQTAEPVPRILYSGIIDKLGENIDDDEALARAEGHVTQVQKAIQRLRYAGYERFIVTADHGFLFTDRLSDDLKLDAPDLAPIVKRRFAAADVDTPLVGDAEYITLESAALESLGIDAPNVQFLFPRSVACFRARGGNMRYFHGGISIQELLVPCLTVTTEELDESASISYDVSIPDPITNTIVSIDVEAKSEQVSFDRTPTLEIRASIDDEPVADPVELEISPGSNSASIRLKQGALAGESSVTFELVSTDTRETIERRSVALDLLFGDDDMGFDV; this is encoded by the coding sequence ATGGGAGACACCGCCGCACGGATCGTGACCGAGCTCCGGGAGAAGTTCCACCGCCACGATGTCTGGGTCTGGTACGACTCCCAAGAGACCTACACAGGCGCTATCGATGATATCCGCTCGGGGCTCGCCGCGGATGACATCAACGTTGCCGTCTACGAAGACAGCTTCCTCGAGCTGAAACACCGAGTCTGGAAGGAAGATCCCGATCTCGACGAGCAATGGCTGTTCTACGTCCCGACGTCGAAAAACGACGCCGAGTGGTTTATGGACATCCACAGCCTCGGCAAGCAGTATCGGACGGGGGCGGACGTCGATTCTAGCTCTCCGGCCTCGCAGTACCTTATCGAACACGAATCCGCGATTCCCGACGAGTTCAGTACCTGGGGGCAGAATGAAGCTACCCGACGGAAGGCGTTCTTTTGTGTTCTGTTCGGCACTCAGGAGGACAACCCCGCAGAGTGGATCCTCCGATATCTCGACGATCCAGACGCCTACGAAGAGACGATTCAGGAGTACGGACAGACCGACGACTGGTCGGCATTGCTTGATGAGCGGTACGGGATCTCCGCTAGCCTCGACCCGGAAGACATCGCGACGGAAATCCTGTTTGGCGAGGTCGCAGTCAGTTCGCCAACAAGCCGTTACGATGAACTTGCGGCCGACGAGCGAATTGAAAGCAAGCGGCTGTGCGAGTACTGGCAGCAACACGATCCAGCGACGTACGTCGAGTACGCCCGTTCGGTTGCAGCGGAATACGATCTCAAGACTGCAGTCCTCGACTCCGGCAATGTCGATTGGCATTCGACGGCATTCCGCGGAATTGACGAGGGCCTCGTCCGGCTCTGTCTCGACCGGTTGAACGATGCCGATTACGTCGATCTCCCCGAAATCGCTGCCGACCTCCACTCGGTCGTCAGCGAGCGTCGACGTGGATTCTGGTATGAGGAAGGTTACGCCGGGTATTGGGACGTGCTAGCACCGGCGCTCAGCGCTCTGGATGGGATTGGCGACGCACAGACAGCCCTCGATGAGCAGGTGTTCTCTCCAAGCGAACTTCATGACCGCTACGTTGCTGACTGGTGGACCGTCGACCGGGACTACCGACAGTACATCCAAGCAACGACGGAAGATGCTGCGCCCGTACCTGGACTTAGTACTCTCAAGAATCGCATCACTCAGCAGTATATGGATTTTCTCAAAGCAGTCAATCGCCCACTTGCGGAGGGGTTAGGCGACGAACCACGACTCACGACTCCGCAGACACAGTTTTTCGATGAATATGCCGCGACCAATGAGAAAACGGCCATCTTCATTTGTGATGGCCTCCGGTACGAGCTGGCCGAAACGCTTCGTGACGAGTTGAGCTATGATTTCGATCATCAGCTCGAAGCCGTCAGTGCGGCGCTGCCATCCGTGACTGAGGTCGGTATGGCTGCCCACCTCCCTGGCCAGTTAGGCCTCGCAGTCGAGGATGATGAACTCCAGATCACTGTTGACGGAGAGCCAACTGAGAACAAACAGTCCCGGGTCGATCGGTTTGCACGTGCTGGGTTCGAGGTAGCAGATCTGACCGATATTCTCGATACACCGTTGGAGGATCTTCAGACTGCGGAGCCAGTACCTAGGATCCTCTACTCCGGAATCATCGACAAACTCGGCGAGAATATCGACGACGACGAGGCCCTAGCGCGCGCAGAAGGCCACGTCACTCAGGTTCAAAAGGCAATCCAGCGGCTTCGTTACGCCGGCTACGAGCGCTTTATTGTCACTGCTGATCACGGATTCCTCTTCACTGATCGCCTGAGCGACGATCTGAAACTCGACGCACCAGATTTGGCCCCGATCGTCAAACGTCGGTTTGCAGCCGCAGACGTGGACACCCCGCTCGTCGGCGATGCCGAGTACATCACGCTCGAGAGCGCGGCACTCGAATCACTGGGCATCGATGCTCCTAACGTGCAGTTTCTGTTCCCGCGAAGCGTCGCCTGCTTCAGGGCTCGCGGTGGGAATATGCGCTACTTCCATGGTGGGATATCGATTCAAGAATTGCTTGTTCCATGTCTTACCGTCACAACCGAAGAACTCGACGAGAGTGCGAGCATCTCGTATGATGTGTCGATTCCGGACCCGATCACGAATACGATCGTTTCTATCGATGTGGAAGCGAAAAGTGAGCAGGTTTCGTTCGATCGAACACCGACCTTGGAAATCCGCGCCAGTATCGATGACGAGCCTGTCGCAGATCCCGTGGAACTAGAGATCTCTCCTGGCTCAAATAGTGCGTCCATCCGATTGAAACAGGGCGCGCTCGCCGGTGAATCGAGCGTCACATTCGAACTCGTGAGTACAGACACACGGGAAACGATCGAGCGCCGAAGCGTGGCGCTTGATCTGCTGTTCGGTGACGACGATATGGGTTTCGACGTGTAG
- the gvpO gene encoding gas vesicle protein GvpO, halophile-type, whose product MAENEGEQCHALTNAGSRCSRLAKDGQFCFQHDETDETINSAPSTSEGYINIVSEQLNSASAELSGASQDVAQNVRDILNETGDVGAALRSWEFGDALDGFKRVVGKTGPTAGTGALIGGVLGSPFGPAGIAAGVSVGSWYGVYRSIDDDRAVAASVAEDVPDDAPIVSSENAAIAEVGPIQMAIQSAVETEEEGSVEWLRSTLTRERDMDSVADALDQVEAYERADEATKYFIRDEQSGGVLLLIFGVPQDN is encoded by the coding sequence ATGGCAGAAAACGAGGGTGAACAGTGCCACGCACTCACGAACGCTGGCAGTCGGTGTAGTCGACTCGCCAAGGACGGGCAGTTCTGCTTTCAGCACGATGAGACCGATGAGACGATCAACAGCGCCCCATCCACATCAGAGGGATACATCAATATCGTTTCTGAGCAGTTAAACTCAGCCTCTGCCGAACTTTCGGGTGCTTCGCAGGATGTCGCTCAAAATGTACGTGATATCCTTAACGAGACCGGTGATGTTGGGGCGGCGCTTCGCTCATGGGAATTCGGTGATGCGCTCGATGGATTCAAACGAGTAGTCGGGAAGACAGGGCCAACCGCGGGAACAGGAGCGCTGATCGGCGGCGTTCTTGGATCGCCGTTTGGACCCGCGGGGATTGCGGCGGGTGTATCGGTCGGGAGCTGGTATGGTGTCTATCGAAGTATCGATGACGACCGGGCAGTCGCAGCGTCAGTTGCTGAGGATGTCCCTGACGATGCGCCGATCGTGTCTTCAGAGAATGCAGCGATTGCGGAGGTTGGCCCGATACAAATGGCGATCCAGAGTGCCGTCGAAACTGAAGAGGAAGGGAGTGTCGAGTGGCTGCGGAGTACGCTGACTCGAGAACGGGATATGGACTCTGTCGCTGACGCACTCGACCAGGTGGAAGCCTATGAGAGGGCTGACGAGGCAACAAAATACTTCATAAGAGATGAGCAGAGCGGAGGCGTACTCTTGCTGATTTTCGGTGTCCCACAGGATAATTAA